Genomic segment of Hoplias malabaricus isolate fHopMal1 chromosome 14, fHopMal1.hap1, whole genome shotgun sequence:
AACCCTGGAAAATACTATTAAaggtaataataaatatattgtgtgtgtttaattagaAGGAGACGGCCCAAATAACATAAGGAACAAGACGAGGAGCAGTTTGCGAGATTTCTTTGCTGTTCGtaaatgttttgtgtttgaGCGTCCAGCAAGTACTAAGAAGATGAAAAAAATGGATACCCTGTGTGACGATGACCTAGACGATGATTTTGTGAAAGAGGCGAACACTTTTTGTTCATATATTTACAGCAGCTCTAAATCTAAAACGCTGAGGGGAGGCCGGGTGATCACCGGGAGAAGTGAGTACATGAAGCAAGCATCAACaacactttaaacacacacacatccaatatatGTCAAATATTCAATACAGATCCAATGCACAGACCACAAACTTTGATGCCAGTGTCTAACACTACAGACAAAAATCATTATTTGGCCTAAAGTATATGGACACCCCTTAAACTCATTACGTTCTACTTTAAGGTGAACTGAAAAATCTGAATTCTGAATAATCACCacagataaaaaataatcattgtCATCAGTGTAGAGCAGCTGTATCTGAGCCTTAAGTCATTGTAGTTAATGCCAAATGTTTGCAAAAGGGATATAAACCCTGCTTCCAAAACTGAGCTCTGGAGCCACTGATCATCAAGCATCAGCATCTGGCCTCACTAAATCTAAATGAACATGGAATTGGCTCATTAAGATATGTGAAAACATGTGATTCCTAGATCAATGGCAAATAATTTCCCATCACCCAAGAGGTCCCAATAGGTCCATGGCAACTTTCAGGGCCTTTCTGATCCTATCTACActattgttctgctgggggacttcaaagCTCACGTGGGCAATGATAGTGACACCTGGAGGGGCATGATTGAGACGAACGGTCCCCCTattctgaacccgagtggtgttcagttattggatttctgtgcctgtCCGAGCATAAGGGTGTTCTTTAGTACAGCTGGCATCAGGAAACACTAGGCTGTATTTCGATGATTGACGTCTTAATCGGATTGTCAGACTTGCGGcaatatgttctggacactcagaCAATACTCTGAGGATCTTCTCAACCCCACCAACACGTCTTCCACAGAGGACGCAGAGTTTAGGGACTCATCTATCACCTGGGCCAAGGTGGCCAAAGTAGTCAGAAAACTCTTTGGcagtagggccccgggggtggatgatgTCCGCACTAAATTCCTCAaagctctggatgttgtggggctgtccgaCTGATCGTTGAACCTCAAATCCAAGAtgaacaatgtggattctgcCCTTGTTATGGAACATAGGATGAGCTCTTTAACCtcactaggatcctggaggATGCATGAGAGTTTGCTCTATGTATAGtatgtggatctggagaaggcatttgacTGTGACTCTCTGGATATTCTGTGGGCGGTgttctgggagtatggggtactgggctctttgctacaagctagccagtccctgtataaacagagcaggagtctggtttgtatggctggcagtaagtcagaTGGGTTTCCAgttggagttggactccgtcagggctgcccgttgtcactggttctgttcataacTTTTATAACTCTAAGTTCTTGGTGTAGTGATGGAAGGTGTCcggttcggtggtctcaggattccatgtttgtttttgtggatgatgtggtcttgttggcttcatcgagatGGGACCTCCAGTTTGCATCCAAGTGTGAAGCGGCGCGGATGAGAATCATCCTCTAACCAATTAcgttttcttgttttatttttttcccttttatctGAAACGTTTGTGAGCTGGTACAACAGGTGATAAAGGATATCGCAGCGAGTGTATGTAAACAATGGTTTCCATGGAAACAATAgaattttacataaaaaaatctGTTAGTGCAGTAAATCCCTTATCACAGTCCCTTATGAAAGGAAATCTTTTAAGTGATACCATTCAACACCCTTAGGAAAATCCCCAGTGTAGGAGAAAGTAAGCCTTAAGTGTCATACTTAAGGGGAAAActtaaggtgttttattcaaTCGGCTcgagttccctaaccaccaggccacagctgccccgcATGGACTGACTCAGGACTGAGTCTCCTCTGTGCtccatcacctttccttttaaatcCTCCTTTtaaacatttgggaactgaggagactaaTCAATGCAGCTTAATATCTGTATATTATAGAAATGTTTTTACAAAGTACTTCTGCTATTCCTGTGAATATATCACTTGCCACTCACAGGTTAATGAAGCTCAACTGTGTTTCAGTGTTGGCCACTCTGGCTCAGACGTACGTGGATGCGATCAGCAGTGGTGAGGTCCCATCTCTGGACAATGCCATTGATTCTTTGTCTCGGATCCAGAACAGTCGAGCAGTAACTGAAGCTGTAGACTTTTACCACAGTGAGATGATCAAAAAAGTCAAGTTCCCCACGGAGACTCAGCAGGAGCTTTCTGACATTCACTCAGCCGTAGAAAAGGAGGCCATCAGTGTCTTCATCAAAGGCTCCTTCAACGATGTGGAACAGACATACCAGAAGCAGCTACAGGTACGTAATGTGATTTATCTGATTTTAAAACTCAGAGATTGATGCAAGAAGGAGAACATTGTAAACATTCCTCTGGTTCTGTGGTGTGCAGACACAGCTGGATCATGAGTACGGGGAGCTGGTTACACAGAATAAAGAGCAATCTCGTAAACTGAGCAGGAAAGCTATTTCTCGAATGTTCGGTCCTCTGGAGGAGAAGGTCAGTGTGGGGACTTACATGTGCCCGGGAGGATACTCAGAATTCTGCATAGCCCTGGAGACAGCAGTTCAAGAATACAAACAGGAGGAAGGACTAGGACTTATGGTGAGTCACAATTTAGACCAGaacaatattattatattaatgttattatataatgtaaagcatataaataattttatgcaCTACTGACAACTGTCTTACATTTACAATAAACAGATGGAGCATACCTCATCTTTAATATGCATTTTGCTGATTTTCTAAtgccgcttttccactgcatggagcCTACACGGCTCGGCACAGGTACTAGTAcataggtactaaatggtgaggtgtaaaccctgcagagctctgattggccaaacCCTGTCAATCACCAAAAAAAATGCAgggctcattcaaatccagcacaaaccgctGATTATAAAagctcttaagttacagcaggttttcatatttattcataacCTCAAGGTGTTTAAAAAGGTTTAAATGCTCCTCGGGCCACTGGCCAATGTAAATTTTCAGTGAAagatctgtgagaactgtgtTGGAGACGTGTTAAGTCAAAATGACGACAACATGCTAACACATGATGAATAAACAGAGCCTAACTTTACCGCTACAAGtgctgtggttttcaaagccaaaGATTCCTGTATGAGATGGGGTTTTGCACtgtccccagctccatttcgcaggggagccctgccagtggaaaagtgacaagcTTTAAACGAGCCGAGCTGAGCCACGTCGATTAGAGTTGTGTAGAGCCAGACACGTGGTGAAAAAGCACGATAAATGAGAAGATATATTGCTGCTTAAAATGATTTGCCTCTTCTCAATTAATTCTATTTTTGCATTTATGTCACACTTGAATATTTCAGATCATTAAACTGATTTTAGTATTTCACCAACAAAGCTCCAGTAAACAGAAAATGCTCCTAATACAAGATGATTTTCTTTATTGATTGAGAAATGCTTTGAAACCCTACCTGGTCCTGTGTGAAAAAGGAATCACCTGTAAAGCAGatttaattgtttttcatttaacTGGGTTCAGTTTCACCACTGCTCAGTTAAGGTCAATGTATTTGATTCTAAAGTAAGAATGGTTTTCATGGGAGGATTACAAGGTACAAAACACTGCACTGACCAAGAAGAGCAGAAATATTCATCTAGCATATAATAcacatcaaaagtttggacacacccactcagggagggtttcctttgttttggggtcattttccacatgttgtgaatgtacagcaccagtcaaaagtttggacattgtctcattcaatggtttttctattcagtgttatttttttttatatttttctacattgtaaatgaatgtggaagacatttaaactatgaaggaacacatggaattatgtagtaaacagtaaagtgttaaacaaagcagaatatgttttatactttagactcttcacagtatcCCCCTGTTGCAGTATCCGTTCTCTCAGTCCGCTTCATGAGGttgtcacctggaacggttttcagtgaacagctgtggcctcgtcgagagttaatctgtagaactgctcccttcttaatgtgtctgagactgtaactgggattgtgcagaggtaggggctggtacacagttctatacagtgactagctctactccaccaatcactgatgaggaggtgTGTTGGGTATTGTAAGCCAAAATAAATCTAAATGAAACAAATCAAATCACCTGCTGTGAGCAGCCAAAGGTGACCGTTGTAAGTAAAACTCCCTCAAAACTGGAGGCAGAAACATTCGGAGAAACCAAGACTCCTCTGGTCAGACCACTTATTAAACAGTTATAAATcaactcaacatgcttggagggaAACACTGACTGTCCCTCTAGCTAACAGGCAAATAATGACTAACATTGTGTTGAGTGATGAGGGTGAGGATGGGCAAACCTACCCATCGAGAGTGTGTGGCATGTTACGATTTCTGTGGTGTCAATAAGGATTAGAATACATTCCCAGTGTATTTCCTTTATTCACTTCAACAGATCACTGAAACATTAGTATGTCCAGGGGTGTTCATCCTTGCTGTGTTGTTTCTCAGAGTGAAGAGGCTCTGGCAGCCTACCTGTCTGAGAAGAGTGACATTGGACGCAGTATTCTGGCCGCTGACAGCTCCCTTACTGAAGCCGAGCAGAAGATAAAGGGTAAAACACACTGAGAgaacaaaacaggaaaacatAGTTAAGATTTTGTGGCCTTTTCATAATTGTACTTTTTCATATTCCCTGTAGAGGAACAACTCAAGAGAgatgctgtggagcagcagaatAAATATctagaagaagagaaaaaaatccaGGAACAGCTGATTCGGGATCAGCAGAAATCCCATGAGGAACACGTTAACCAGCTGATGATTAAAATGGAAGAAGAGAACACACGCAATAGAGAAGAGATTCAGAGAACACTGGATGCTCAGTATAAAGTAATGAATATACATGAGACTCAGTTGTCTCACTGAGTCACTGACTGAGATTCATTTTTATAAGATGCATGCACATGTTTTTCTCCCTGCCAGCAAGAACATTTCAATTCCATAATTCCTGAAAGAGCAAAGTGACTTCACCCAGAACTCTCTAATACTAATATTACTCtctaatactaatactaatgaCTCTCTAATACTAATACTAGCATtccagagagtgtgtgttaacaTCTCTCATACCCTCTCCATGTTAACTACAgaacgcatgcacacacacacaaagtacaaGGTCTGAAAAATTAGGGTTGAtgatcaatcaaattttattttctattaaaatgatcaaatatgATTAGGAAAACAAAAATACCGATCAAATCATTATTGTGCCACAGTGTGTTTCCCAATGAGGCTCTTGTAGGTTTTCCTTGTGTTGTTAATCCAGTGCATGCTTTTAATTTAAAGTGGTTCACATTCTCATGTCCAAAGCCCAAACTTACTCTCAGGCTGTGGCATGTTCAGTTTAGCTCAAGCCCTTTGCCAGCAAGAAGAATAAAACCAATAAAACTAAAACACTGACCAGTCTTATTCAAGCAGAATTATAAAGGATACATCAAATCAAGCACTTGGAACTACAGTTCAGCTAAGAGAAGGATCAAACCGTGTCAATACTTATATCACTATAACACTAGGCTTAAAGCCTGCTCTATGAAGGTCtattgtttttgtgttgttcgGTGGTTGCTATGGAAAATTTCAGTGTTGCTAGATGGTTGCTGTGGTATCTATGGTGATTGTTTGGGGGTTGCTAAGTTCTTGCTATGTAAGGTGATGGTCTGGGTGTTGCTACGTGGTTGTGATGGTATCACAGACACTGTCATGGTTTGTGCTGAAGAACTTTAGACCTCCGTTGTCTAgtaggtggtggtgtttttgctAGGTTTCTTGTGTATGTGGCGGAGTAATACTTGAAGATCTTCTCTCAGAGTGCAATACTGTCACTCCTAgaatgtctctcagccaatcacactgtgGGGGAGGAGCTAACATGTACAACTGATGTTTTTTATACTTTCAGGAGCAGATGCGGAGCATGCAGGAAGGACTTGAGGAGAAGAGTCGGAAAATGCAGCAGGAGATCGACCGACTTAAACAAGAgaatcaaaaaaagaaaaaatcctgTGTTATTCAGTAACTGTTGTTCAGTGGTGAATCTCTGTTCTTTTATCTCAATAACACACTAAGATAATTTTCCTAAGTTTTCAGGTGAATGAAAAACACTTTAATTTCAGTGTCAATATAAAAGccttttatttgaattatttttaactTGACTTTTGATCCATTTTCATGTTATTTTGGCAGAATTTACAGGTGTTTATCTTCTCTGTTTTAGCACAGGTTCTGCTTTTCAGTACTTTGCTGTATGAACATCAGTGTGTTTGATCAGATGTGAAgttaatgaacaaatgaatcaTTAAACTCAAAACCAGAAATAAATAGTTTttacacaacaacaaaaccatcATTAAACCACATTATGGACTCATACATGCCACGAAGTCCCTACTGTGCTTAAACTCATAGCCATAACACGATGCTTCTAAACTCTTTATGGCAATGTGTTCTGATATTTAATTCTGCAGAGAAACAACACCCTCATGATGTTCATCAATGTCCCTGAAATCCCCCTTTTACTAAACCTCAGAAACACTTTGTAGGTTCAAGAAAATCTTGTTCCTGTGAGGTTGTTTGTAGTATCGTAAAGTCAGAGATAAAGCTGTGTTGTGATGTTGATAGCGAAAACACTGTGCTGGgttttagaaataaaaataaataaatgaaataaagctGATTTCATTTACAAACAAAATGCTTGCCTGTGTATAATTTGTTTTTGCCCACAAAGAATCTCACACATTATATTTATGACGTAATTTGTTCAGTTGAACACATTTAGGGCAGCCATGGTCTGCTGGTAAGGGAACTGGGCATGTAATTAAAAAGTTGCCGGTTTTATCCCCAGAGCTGACAGGTCATGAGTGAAGTagccttgagcaaggcacctaaccaccaactgctccctgggtgccgtGGGTTAAATGTAGATTAGGCTATAAAGTgattttaattctaatataaacataacacaaaaagtaaggaaatgtgtttctttgttgtaacaaagcTTCTTGGCAGTAAATCATATACCGCTGGAGtctttaatttcccttttaaatggtccaacatttgtaaggaacatgtatTTGTGGGAGGACCAGTGGAGCTAAGTGTGTGGGTTGCGCCAAGGAAAAATTAACCAAACTTCTCTGCCAATAAAAAACAGTTTattctgtgtgatggtgtggggtggcatctccctcactggagaaacaaggcttgtcatcattggaggcttctcaatgcagagagatatcgagatgaaattctgcaaccagtggcaatcccatatctccacagtctgggaccaaaccgaactctatcctccagGATGACAACACTCACCCCACAGAGTggtgtttatcagagactacctccagattGTGGGAGTGGAAAGGAGGGAATGGCCTgtcagctcctgacctcaaccccaatgaacac
This window contains:
- the LOC136665811 gene encoding guanylate-binding protein 1-like; amino-acid sequence: MSDPICLINNTPDGGLVVCKEALEVLDQITQSVVVVSVVGLYRTGKSYLMNRLAGKQTGFALGSTIESKTKGIWMWCVPHPQKNDHTLVLLDTEGLGDVDKGDEKHDVWIFCMAVLLSSTLVYNSLGTIDNTALEKLHYVAKLTEHIKVKSKPKRGDETYNTSTEFMRVFPSFVWTVRDFTLDLELDGKTITADEYLENALKLKPEGDGPNNIRNKTRSSLRDFFAVRKCFVFERPASTKKMKKMDTLCDDDLDDDFVKEANTFCSYIYSSSKSKTLRGGRVITGRMLATLAQTYVDAISSGEVPSLDNAIDSLSRIQNSRAVTEAVDFYHSEMIKKVKFPTETQQELSDIHSAVEKEAISVFIKGSFNDVEQTYQKQLQTQLDHEYGELVTQNKEQSRKLSRKAISRMFGPLEEKVSVGTYMCPGGYSEFCIALETAVQEYKQEEGLGLMSEEALAAYLSEKSDIGRSILAADSSLTEAEQKIKEEQLKRDAVEQQNKYLEEEKKIQEQLIRDQQKSHEEHVNQLMIKMEEENTRNREEIQRTLDAQYKEQMRSMQEGLEEKSRKMQQEIDRLKQENQKKKKSCVIQ